From Caldilineales bacterium:
GCACCGGCAGGCCCCAGGGCCAGGCGCCTGTCAGCCCGGTGGGCAGCTCGGCGGCGAGTTCGGCGGGGGTGGGGAAGGCGCTGGCAACGGGGGCGATCTGCAGGCTTGCGGCGGCGGAGGGGCCGGTCAGCCCCTGGGCAAGGGCCTGGCCAAAACGGAAGAGGTAGTCGGGACGAAAGGGCGAGAGCAGAAAGATGGCCAGGATGACGGCGAAGGCCGAAATGCCCGGCGCCAGCGCCTGCCAGCGCCGCTGCCGGCGGGCCGCGGCCAGGCCGGTGACCAGCCAGTGCAGACCGTGCACGGGCAGGAGGGTGAGACCGAATAGGTGGGTGTGCAACAGGGCCAACATCGCCGGCGCATAGCCCATCCAGGCCTCTGGTTGTTTGGCCGCAGCCAGATAGAGCCAGGTGCAGAGCAGGACGAGGGCCAGGAAGAGGCTGTAGGGGCGCAGCTCGCGGCTGTATTGCACGGCCAGGGGCGCAAAGGCCAGCAAGAGGGCGCTGAGGGCCGGGATCGGCGGCGGCGCCAGACGACGGGCGACGGTGACGATGAGGGCGATGCTGATCACACCGATGAACGCAGCCGGCAGCCGCAGCCAGAACTCCTGGCTCCCCCAGCCAAGCGCCAGCCGGGTGAGGACGAAATCGGCGGGCATGTGGGCGCCGTAGGTCAGCGCCGCCGGGAAATCGCCCCAGGCCGCCTGCGCCAGCCGCAGCTGGATCAACTCGTCCAGCCAGAGACTGAAGCCATCCAGATCGGCCACCCTCAGCCCAAAACCGGCCAGGAGCGCCGCCACGAGCAAGAGGCGATGACGAGGCGACATGGGCGGAATCGAGCTTAGCCCTGCGCCCCTGACCCTAACAGCGCGCCCGGCCGGTCGGGGGCAAGATGGCCGCGAGCGAAGGGCGAGCGGGCGTAGTGAAGCAGGCCGATGGCAAAGGCGATGGCGTTGTAGCCGTAATAGAGCCAGTGCCAGGGGATGACGCGCAGGGCAAAACCCAGCCCGCGCCGGGCCGCAAACCAGCGGTACAGGCCCCGGTTGAGCACCAGCAACAGCCCCGCCAACCCCAGGCTGGCGGCCAGCGCCGCCGGCGCCCAAACCGACGCCGCCAGGCTGAACAGCAAAAGCCAGAAGGTGACGACGCTGATGCGGTTGTGCGTCTGCAGATTGAGGTCGTTGACGAAGGCCCGGTGCCGCAAGATCAGCTCGGCCCAGGGGATGCCGCGGTCGATGATGTCGGAACGCAGCAGATTGGCGGCCGTCCAGCGTTTGCAGTGCGTGGCCAGCAGGTGCTTGTCCAGGCGGATGCGGCCGCCTTGCCGCGCCAGTCGGTAGCCTAGCTCGATGTCTTCGATACACGGCCGCCCGTACTCGTCGGTGAAGCCGCCCAGTCGGAAGAAAACATCCCGCCGGATGGCCCCACAGCCCGTCCAGAAGGTGTTGGCCTGCTCGGAGCCGTGCTGGTGGACATAATGATGGAAGAGGTTCTTGTATTGGCTGAGGAAGCCGGGGTCGGCGGGCCGGTCATCGTAGGAGCCAAAGAGGGCGTCGAGGGCGGGTGAGCCATCCGGCCCGGTGGCGGCGAAGGTGGCGGCGACGCGGGCGACGGCGTCGGGGTGGGGGATGACATCGGCGTCCAGGAAGAAGAGGATCTCGCCGGTGGCGGCCACGGCCCCCAGGTTGCGGGCCACGGCCGGGCCAGAGTGGGGGTGGGGCGTGCTGAGGACGCGGCATCCGCTCGCCTGGGCGATGACGGCAGTGGCATCCGAGGAACCATCATCGACGACGATGATCTCGCCGGGGCGCTGCCGGCCGGTTTGCAGGGCCGAGAGCAGGGCAGGCAGAAAAGCGGCGGCGTCGAGGGCGGGGATGATGACGGAGATCATGGCGGCTAGTCGACTTTATAGGTCTTGCTGACATCGATGTATTCGGCTTGTTGGCCGATCAGGTAGTCGGTCAGGGCGAGGGCGTCCTCGATGACGCCGTCGCTGTTCATGTAGCGGAACGAGCCGGTGCGCCCCACCAGGTGCAGGCTGGGGAAGCGGTCGGCCAGGAAGGTTTTGACGGCTTTGACTTTGTCGGCGTAGCCGATGTAGTAGACGGGATAGGCGAAGGGGACGCGCAGCACCCACCAGTGATGCAGGCTGTGGGGCGGGATGAAGCCGATCTGCTCGAAATCGCGCACGGCCCTCTCCACCAGCTGTCCGTCCTCCATCTCCCAGGTTGGCTCGCCCCGGCTGGTGAAGACCTCCGCCGCCAACGAGGTGAAGCCCGCCGGCGCCAGTTCCTGGCTCCAGTTGCGCGGCTCGTGCGTGCGGCCGCACACCAGTTCGGGCTGCGGGAAGTAGGTCCAGCTGTCGTCGCTGACACGCGGCCGGTCGAGGGCCAGGAAGAGCAGGATCATGTCGCGATAGCTGAGCTGGAAGTCGCGTTCGACCGTATGGGCGCCGGTTTCGGCGTGCAGGGCAGCCAACAGCAGGTTGAGGGGGATGGACGAGATCAGGCGGTCGGCCTCGATCTGTTGCTGTCCCCCGGCCTCCTGGATCTCCACCTGCCAGCGGCCGCCGGGAAGCGGGCGCAGGGCCGAGACCCCGGCCCCGGTGATCACCCGGCCGCCCAGCCGTGTGATTTCCTGGCCTATGCGGTCGGGGATCATGCCAAAGCCGCTGCGCGGGTACCAGAAGTGCGAGATGATGGTGGGGGGCGGCTCGGCGCCGGGGATGAGGGCGCGCTTGACGGCCTCCGTCAGGCTGGGCAGGCTGATGCGCTGCGCCGCCCAATCGGCCGAGAGTTGGGTGCAGGGGATGCCCCAGACTTTTTCGGTGTAGGGGCCGAAGAAAACATCGTACATCGCCCGGCCAAAGCGGTTCACTACCCAGTCTTCGAAGGAAATGTCGGCGCGATGGCCGTTGAGCCGGTGTTTGATGACCGCGGCGCCGTAGCTGCCCACCACGCGCGCGGCCTGGGCTGGGCTGAAGATGCTGAGGGCGCTGGGGAAGCGGATGGGGTAATCGACGAATTTGCCTTGCAGGTAGATGTGGCTGATGCGCGGCACCCGCAACAGGTCTGGCCCCATCAGGGCCTGAATCCAGGCGATGATCTCGGGCTTGTGGCTGTGGAAGCGATGGCCGCCGATGTCGAAGCGGAATTCGCGCTGGGAGTCGTCGCGGCCAACGTAGGTGCGCGCCAAACCGCCCACCTGCCGGCCTTTTTCGATGACGGTGACGCGGCGACCCCGCCGCGCCAGTTCCAGGCCGGTTGCCAGGCCGGCAATGCCGCCACCCAGGAGGAGGACGTGTTCGTGGGGCTTACAGATCATGGGCTTGTGCGCGTGGTCGGCGTCCATTGGCGGGGCCGGTTCAGCAGGGTGTCGAGGGTGCTGCGGGCCGCGGCCAGGAGATCGACGGGGAAGATGAGCAGAAGGAAGGGCAGGCGCAGCCACCATGCCCAGGGTTTGTGCGTCCGGACGAGGGCGGCGATCACTTGCAGGTAGGGAAGGACGAGGACGGCGATGAAGAACCAGGCGGGGAAGTCGAAATGGGTCGGCAGGATGGCGTCGCTGAGGAGGAGGCCAGCCGCCGCCAGCAGGGCCAGGCGGTCGAGATAGCCGAGGCTGAAGAGGAAAAGTTCGAGGCGGAGCCAGAAGGAGAGGGGAGGGGCGGACTGGGGGCCGGACGGGCGGCGGCGCTCACGGCCCAGGGCCACATCCTGAAAGCCGCGGCCCCAGCGCACGTGCTGCCGCCAGTAGGCGTTCAGGGTGGCGGGGGCCTGGTCGATGGCCGGGATCGATTCGACGAAGCGGGTGCGCAGGCCGGCGGCGGCAAGGCGCAGGGTGAGGTCGGTGTCTTCGAGGAAAGCGCCGGGGAGGAAGCCGCCCAGGGTGGCCAGAACCGAGCGGCGGTA
This genomic window contains:
- a CDS encoding FAD-dependent oxidoreductase: MICKPHEHVLLLGGGIAGLATGLELARRGRRVTVIEKGRQVGGLARTYVGRDDSQREFRFDIGGHRFHSHKPEIIAWIQALMGPDLLRVPRISHIYLQGKFVDYPIRFPSALSIFSPAQAARVVGSYGAAVIKHRLNGHRADISFEDWVVNRFGRAMYDVFFGPYTEKVWGIPCTQLSADWAAQRISLPSLTEAVKRALIPGAEPPPTIISHFWYPRSGFGMIPDRIGQEITRLGGRVITGAGVSALRPLPGGRWQVEIQEAGGQQQIEADRLISSIPLNLLLAALHAETGAHTVERDFQLSYRDMILLFLALDRPRVSDDSWTYFPQPELVCGRTHEPRNWSQELAPAGFTSLAAEVFTSRGEPTWEMEDGQLVERAVRDFEQIGFIPPHSLHHWWVLRVPFAYPVYYIGYADKVKAVKTFLADRFPSLHLVGRTGSFRYMNSDGVIEDALALTDYLIGQQAEYIDVSKTYKVD
- a CDS encoding glycosyltransferase — encoded protein: MISVIIPALDAAAFLPALLSALQTGRQRPGEIIVVDDGSSDATAVIAQASGCRVLSTPHPHSGPAVARNLGAVAATGEILFFLDADVIPHPDAVARVAATFAATGPDGSPALDALFGSYDDRPADPGFLSQYKNLFHHYVHQHGSEQANTFWTGCGAIRRDVFFRLGGFTDEYGRPCIEDIELGYRLARQGGRIRLDKHLLATHCKRWTAANLLRSDIIDRGIPWAELILRHRAFVNDLNLQTHNRISVVTFWLLLFSLAASVWAPAALAASLGLAGLLLVLNRGLYRWFAARRGLGFALRVIPWHWLYYGYNAIAFAIGLLHYARSPFARGHLAPDRPGALLGSGAQG